One segment of Polyangiaceae bacterium DNA contains the following:
- a CDS encoding serine/threonine-protein kinase encodes MNDQLSEAFADRYEVREEVGNGAMGVVHHALDRHSGESVALKMLKPTAAADERVVRRFQREAEAARRVNHPNVVRYIDSGIWRKTHYAAMELVEGPTLSEYVNDNGRIEPTTALLLMAQLARGLAAIHEAGVVHRDVKPSNLLLVGPGDPPPFIKIADFGLAKLDHHPITGSLMAIGTADYMSPEQALSESQDHRADVYALGVVTFFVLTAQLPYYGQTAAQSMAHQLFSVPPPVSWLVDELEPVIDTVVATALRKDPAHRYQSMVDMCHALEVAAGKHGELPEAPNFEGADEYRPQSANGKMALAALRAQFG; translated from the coding sequence ATGAACGACCAGCTCTCAGAAGCGTTTGCAGATCGCTACGAGGTGAGGGAAGAAGTGGGCAACGGTGCCATGGGCGTCGTGCACCACGCCCTGGACCGCCATAGCGGCGAGAGCGTCGCGCTGAAAATGCTCAAACCCACGGCCGCCGCGGATGAAAGGGTGGTGCGACGCTTCCAGCGTGAAGCGGAGGCGGCACGTCGCGTGAATCACCCCAACGTCGTGCGCTACATCGACAGCGGCATTTGGCGCAAGACGCACTACGCCGCCATGGAGCTCGTTGAAGGACCGACCCTCTCCGAGTACGTGAACGACAACGGACGTATCGAGCCCACGACCGCGCTGCTGTTGATGGCACAGCTGGCGCGCGGGCTCGCGGCGATTCACGAAGCCGGCGTCGTGCATCGTGACGTCAAGCCGTCGAATCTACTGCTGGTGGGACCTGGGGATCCGCCGCCCTTCATCAAGATCGCCGACTTCGGCCTGGCCAAGCTCGACCATCATCCCATCACGGGTTCCCTGATGGCGATCGGCACCGCGGACTACATGTCGCCGGAGCAAGCGCTGTCCGAGAGTCAGGATCATCGCGCCGACGTCTATGCGCTGGGCGTGGTCACCTTCTTCGTGCTGACCGCGCAGTTGCCCTACTACGGACAGACGGCAGCTCAATCCATGGCGCATCAACTCTTCAGCGTGCCGCCGCCCGTGTCGTGGCTAGTGGACGAGTTGGAGCCGGTCATCGACACCGTGGTCGCCACCGCTTTGCGCAAAGATCCCGCCCACCGCTACCAGAGCATGGTCGACATGTGTCACGCCTTGGAGGTGGCAGCGGGCAAGCACGGTGAGCTACCCGAGGCTCCGAACTTCGAAGGCGCCGACGAGTATCGGCCCCAAAGCGCCAACGGCAAGATGGCCCTCGCGGCTTTGCGCGCGCAGTTCGGCTGA